Proteins encoded together in one Streptomyces sp. NA04227 window:
- a CDS encoding DUF3817 domain-containing protein, protein MKKSVLTRYRVMAYVTGVLLVLLTLGMIAKYVLDLGGAADFTRVVSIAHGWLYVVYLVFAFDLGSKAKWPVGKQLWVLLAGTIPTAAFFVERKVSAELEAKVAGTAEDSAPAKA, encoded by the coding sequence ATGAAGAAGAGCGTGCTGACCCGCTACCGCGTGATGGCCTACGTCACCGGTGTGCTGCTGGTCCTGCTGACCCTCGGCATGATCGCCAAGTACGTGCTCGACCTGGGCGGCGCCGCGGACTTCACGCGCGTCGTCAGCATCGCGCACGGCTGGCTCTACGTCGTCTACCTGGTCTTCGCCTTCGACCTGGGCTCCAAGGCCAAGTGGCCGGTGGGCAAGCAGCTCTGGGTGCTGCTCGCCGGGACCATCCCGACCGCCGCCTTCTTCGTGGAGCGCAAGGTCAGCGCCGAACTGGAGGCGAAGGTCGCCGGGACCGCCGAGGACAGCGCCCCCGCGAAGGCCTGA